One Coprobacter fastidiosus genomic window, TGCATCTGCACCAACTTTATGCCCACATCCTTCAAGAAAATAAAAACAGTTTGAAACTCTTTTCTGAAAACGGTTTCATATCTTGCGGACTTTTTAAAGAATGGGTAAAAACTGAAAACGGATATAAAAACGTAGTTGTCATGCAACGGATCAATTGAGAATAGGCAAACGAGGATATTTGAGCCATGATTTATAATCTTCTCCTAAATCTACGACAGCTTTACGCCAACTCTGTTCCCCATCACCGCAAATACAAAATAAAGGCGATACTTTTTCGGATACGATCCAAAAAATATTGGCAATCTCATCTATTAATTGCCCGGCCTCCCAACCGCTATACCCTAAAAAGAATTTTATATGCCCCTCTACGGTATTTCCACTTCTTATATAAGACAATATCACATCTATATCACCTCCGATATATAATCCTTCAGCTATCTCTATCGATCCGGGTACTAATCGCCCCAATGTATGTATATAAAACAAATGATCGCTCTCCATAGGCCCTCCGCAAAAGACAGGAATCTCCGGAACATTTTCCAAACCTTCGATTACGGTATTCAACATTAGATTGGATGACTTATTAAGAACCAATCCCATACTTCCGATTAACGGGTCATGATCAACCAAGAGAATAACCGACCGCTGGAAATATACCTCATTCAAGCATGGTTCTGAAACCAGTAAACAACCGGTATAGGGGTCTTTCAAACTACGGTTCACCTGAAATATTTCCGTTCCTAATCTCATCCGTATTACCAATTAATAATCTAAAGTAAAAAAACTATTCGACAAATCCAAATACTTCCGAAACAAATATTTTCAAATCAGTTATTCCCAACTTCAAAACAAGAAAGAATCAAATAATAAAAGTAATCAAAAACACAACCAAGTATCCTCTCGGGGCGTCTGACTATTCTTGTGGATTTCGCTAAAACTTTGCTCGAATAAAATTAGACAGGTTATTAAATTCCGATTCTCGTTAAAGTTTAAATTTTATAATTATTCACATATTTACTAAAGTTTATTTATCTTAAAAATAATCATTTATGAATTAAAATCTCGTGCAAATCAGAAATTAATTTTATAATTTTGTGAATATGATTTTCTTTATTTATTTTTTATATGCACAAAAGATGACAAATTGCTAATATTTATTGTCATAAAATAGTATTATCGCTAAAAATACAATGCTTTATTCAAGTACATTTTTAGTTAAAACAAGACTTTAAGAAGAGAAGATCAAATTAATAAGTATTGATGATTTTTATAATTCATCGGGCATCACATAGGATTTAAAAGTTTGTTTTTATGAAGATAGAAAAATTTTCAGGAACCGATCCCCAGTTATATAAGCTTGTCGCCCCTTTGGTTATGAGTCCGGGAATCTTGAGACAAAACAACAATTATCCTTTTAAAACTTCAATACACCACATTTGGTTTGTCACGACCGAAAACAATACTGTTCAAGGATTCATTCCAGTCGAAATCAAAGCACACAACGTCACAATAGACAACTATTATATTTCGGGAGATAATGCAAAATTGCTTTCCCAAATGATAGACAAAGTTGTAACCACTTTCGGAGAAGATTATCCGATATATTCCGTTACACATACCCGACA contains:
- a CDS encoding YqgE/AlgH family protein, translated to MRLGTEIFQVNRSLKDPYTGCLLVSEPCLNEVYFQRSVILLVDHDPLIGSMGLVLNKSSNLMLNTVIEGLENVPEIPVFCGGPMESDHLFYIHTLGRLVPGSIEIAEGLYIGGDIDVILSYIRSGNTVEGHIKFFLGYSGWEAGQLIDEIANIFWIVSEKVSPLFCICGDGEQSWRKAVVDLGEDYKSWLKYPRLPILN